One region of Demequina sp. TMPB413 genomic DNA includes:
- a CDS encoding prolipoprotein diacylglyceryl transferase family protein, whose translation MARRSAKKKRPTSGARKPGTTPKRPVLPPLSERLKGLPGDATARNGGLGAQGRMPAMTAGLAGVGARPSKAKRAPAHPGPSPLPPAQPTPVLARVGGEAGTKSALEFVTFPIAAAAELRPHALGVTYWFDPPTTGGPYEVVLRLMGRRLDVEGDRTADDDFVSSTSLHDVRSESGRTSLTHRVLGKSPGRWHVTAEAMAVPQGGGQSEIVRLPSAEGVGQSTFAPVASARAPGVVVGAWPAMVSLGVVLALLLQGVLAQKHGLPSGNVLVLALIASALGAVGAKLYYRFTHWNEHGGRALAGLSVQGFVIVATATFVIGGALQGIPVGTLLDATVPALLLGQTVGRLGCLMGGCCVGVPTRSRWAIWSSDRRVGTRRVPVQLMESGAAATLALVTGAIAWRGPISPAGLLFVGGIAAYVVVRQLLFPLRGIPRATRYGRQATLAVASLTVVGAVAVALFA comes from the coding sequence ATGGCACGACGATCAGCCAAGAAGAAGCGTCCGACGTCTGGCGCGCGGAAGCCTGGGACAACGCCCAAGCGACCGGTGCTACCGCCGTTGTCCGAGCGACTCAAGGGGCTTCCGGGCGACGCGACTGCGCGCAACGGCGGACTCGGCGCGCAGGGCCGCATGCCAGCAATGACGGCGGGTCTTGCAGGCGTCGGTGCGCGACCGTCAAAGGCCAAGCGCGCCCCGGCTCACCCGGGCCCTTCGCCCCTCCCGCCTGCGCAACCGACGCCGGTGCTCGCCAGGGTCGGCGGCGAGGCGGGAACCAAGAGCGCGCTCGAATTCGTGACTTTCCCCATCGCTGCTGCGGCCGAACTTCGACCGCATGCGCTGGGAGTCACCTACTGGTTCGATCCACCCACGACCGGCGGCCCGTATGAGGTGGTCCTGAGGTTGATGGGCCGTCGCCTCGACGTGGAGGGCGACCGCACCGCTGACGACGACTTCGTCAGTTCCACATCTCTCCATGACGTCCGATCGGAAAGTGGCCGAACGTCCCTGACCCACAGGGTGCTGGGGAAGTCCCCAGGTCGCTGGCACGTCACCGCTGAGGCCATGGCCGTACCCCAAGGCGGGGGCCAGTCGGAGATCGTGCGACTGCCCTCAGCGGAAGGAGTCGGTCAGTCGACGTTCGCGCCGGTCGCCAGCGCGCGGGCTCCCGGGGTCGTCGTCGGCGCGTGGCCGGCCATGGTGAGCCTGGGCGTGGTGCTCGCCCTACTGCTCCAGGGCGTCCTGGCCCAGAAGCACGGACTTCCCTCCGGAAACGTGCTCGTGCTCGCGCTCATCGCCAGTGCTCTCGGGGCCGTCGGCGCCAAGCTCTACTACCGGTTCACGCACTGGAATGAGCATGGGGGGCGAGCACTCGCCGGGCTGAGCGTCCAAGGGTTCGTGATCGTGGCCACGGCTACCTTTGTGATCGGCGGCGCGCTGCAGGGCATTCCAGTCGGAACACTCCTGGATGCCACGGTGCCCGCGCTGCTTCTTGGACAGACCGTCGGCCGACTGGGTTGCCTGATGGGCGGGTGCTGCGTCGGAGTCCCGACGCGTTCACGCTGGGCAATTTGGTCCTCGGATCGTCGGGTCGGGACGCGTCGCGTGCCGGTGCAATTGATGGAGTCCGGCGCGGCGGCCACCCTCGCGCTCGTGACCGGCGCTATCGCATGGCGAGGGCCGATATCGCCAGCAGGCCTCCTGTTTGTGGGGGGCATCGCCGCCTACGTGGTGGTGCGTCAGCTCCTGTTCCCGCTGCGCGGCATCCCCCGTGCCACCCGGTATGGGCGACAGGCAACCCTCGCGGTGGCCTCGCTCACCGTGGTCGGTGCGGTGGCGGTGGCGCTCTTCGCGTGA
- the arsD gene encoding arsenite efflux transporter metallochaperone ArsD, with translation MAHVEIFDPAMCCSTGVCGTDVDPALSRFAADVAWLSGRGVEVDRATLAQEPTKFVANDAVRQALEADGTSALPMVLVDGTVKAKGAYPTRQDLATWTGFERTALPLSEVVAAQAPAEACWGGSGCC, from the coding sequence ATGGCCCACGTAGAGATCTTCGATCCCGCAATGTGTTGCTCGACGGGTGTGTGCGGTACCGATGTTGACCCCGCACTGTCCCGCTTCGCCGCCGACGTGGCGTGGCTGTCCGGCCGCGGCGTCGAGGTCGACCGGGCCACTCTCGCCCAAGAGCCGACAAAGTTCGTCGCCAACGACGCCGTGCGACAGGCGCTTGAGGCAGACGGAACGTCGGCGCTGCCGATGGTTCTGGTCGACGGAACGGTAAAAGCCAAGGGGGCGTACCCCACGCGTCAGGACCTCGCGACGTGGACTGGCTTCGAGCGCACCGCCCTACCGCTCAGCGAAGTTGTCGCGGCCCAGGCGCCCGCCGAGGCCTGCTGGGGCGGGTCGGGTTGCTGCTGA
- a CDS encoding cytochrome c oxidase assembly protein: MWIPTLPPSLETYLAPTLQPVPVLPVLAGALLLLYLTGALRLWRSGRHWPILPTVSFVAGCVVLAVVTGAGIEGYGFRMFSIFMFQQLTLMMAVPPLLVLGRPGTLVLRAVPHNRLGRAVMVTARWGLRSRLARIAIHPAFMIPLFLLAFYGLYFSDLADTLLRTWAGHTALEVGFLVAGILFTVPILSQDPLPIRQTHHGRALDLVAELPLHAFFGVIVMMTATPLVPLFSSSPVSWQVDPEYDQWLAGALAWSYGEAPGLLMILIVVVRWKRFDTKSAITRDKDVDRHGDPELEEYNAYLARLRGGGPAE, from the coding sequence GTGTGGATTCCGACATTGCCGCCGTCGCTCGAGACCTATCTGGCCCCCACACTCCAGCCCGTCCCCGTGTTGCCGGTACTGGCAGGGGCGCTGCTTCTCCTCTACCTCACCGGCGCATTGCGGCTATGGCGCTCCGGGCGCCATTGGCCCATCCTCCCCACGGTGTCTTTTGTCGCGGGATGCGTGGTCCTCGCGGTCGTCACCGGGGCCGGAATCGAGGGCTACGGGTTCCGCATGTTTTCGATCTTCATGTTTCAGCAACTCACACTCATGATGGCCGTTCCACCCCTACTCGTGCTGGGACGCCCCGGCACCCTTGTCCTGCGCGCCGTCCCGCACAATCGGCTCGGTCGCGCTGTGATGGTGACCGCTCGGTGGGGCCTCCGGTCGCGCCTGGCCCGGATCGCAATTCATCCGGCGTTCATGATCCCGCTGTTTTTGCTCGCCTTCTACGGCCTGTACTTCTCCGATCTCGCGGACACCCTGTTGCGCACGTGGGCCGGGCACACGGCGCTCGAGGTGGGATTCCTCGTGGCGGGCATTCTGTTCACCGTGCCCATCTTGTCCCAGGACCCGCTTCCGATCCGGCAGACTCATCACGGAAGGGCACTGGACCTCGTCGCCGAACTGCCCCTGCACGCCTTCTTCGGCGTCATCGTGATGATGACCGCGACCCCGCTCGTGCCGCTTTTCTCCTCGTCTCCCGTGAGCTGGCAGGTCGACCCTGAGTACGACCAGTGGCTCGCAGGCGCCCTTGCCTGGTCGTACGGCGAAGCCCCGGGACTGCTGATGATTCTGATCGTCGTGGTGCGGTGGAAACGATTCGACACGAAAAGTGCCATCACACGTGACAAGGACGTCGACCGTCACGGGGATCCCGAACTCGAGGAGTACAACGCCTACCTGGCCCGGTTGCGCGGTGGTGGACCAGCGGAATGA
- a CDS encoding vitamin K epoxide reductase family protein, whose translation MLLSACISLLASFVLSVDAIRLAENPELVLTCDVSAVLSCSAVAESWQAALFGFPNAFLGLIAEPVVITLAVASLGGVRFPRWFMAAAQAVYTIGLIFAYWLFAQSMFVIGALCPWCLLVTVSTTLVFTTLTHVNIRDDNLYLPRRLQRATLWAVAHEVDVAIVWLWLLFLGTAVGLKYGPGLLG comes from the coding sequence ATGCTGCTGTCCGCCTGCATCAGCCTGCTGGCATCCTTTGTGCTTTCAGTGGACGCCATCCGGCTTGCAGAGAATCCGGAACTCGTGCTCACGTGCGACGTGAGCGCAGTCCTCTCTTGTAGCGCGGTCGCTGAGTCCTGGCAGGCTGCACTGTTTGGGTTCCCGAACGCCTTCCTAGGGCTAATCGCCGAACCCGTGGTAATCACGCTCGCTGTCGCCTCGCTCGGCGGGGTGCGGTTTCCACGCTGGTTTATGGCCGCTGCGCAAGCGGTCTACACCATCGGGTTGATCTTCGCCTATTGGCTCTTCGCCCAGTCAATGTTTGTCATCGGCGCCCTATGTCCGTGGTGCTTGCTAGTAACCGTTTCCACAACGCTAGTATTCACGACGCTGACCCACGTGAACATTCGCGACGACAACCTCTACCTGCCCCGCAGGCTGCAAAGGGCGACGCTCTGGGCTGTCGCGCACGAGGTGGATGTTGCGATCGTGTGGCTTTGGCTCCTCTTCTTGGGCACGGCGGTCGGGCTGAAGTACGGCCCCGGACTGCTCGGCTGA
- a CDS encoding helix-turn-helix transcriptional regulator, which translates to MSPVISPLPRVPFPAVVTTQFGLLADPLRLKIVEALISEQLCTCHLVDITGARQTTISNHLRLLREAGIVLSEAEGRYTWYRLAPEAFAAALSALGSIVADGPEAPRLRPACAT; encoded by the coding sequence ATGAGTCCGGTGATTAGTCCCTTGCCGCGGGTTCCCTTCCCCGCGGTCGTGACGACCCAGTTCGGCCTGTTGGCTGACCCGCTGCGCCTCAAGATCGTGGAGGCGCTCATCAGCGAGCAGCTGTGCACGTGCCACCTGGTCGACATCACGGGCGCGCGACAGACCACCATCAGCAACCACCTGCGGCTGTTGCGGGAGGCTGGCATCGTGCTCAGTGAGGCTGAGGGCCGTTACACCTGGTACCGACTCGCTCCTGAGGCATTCGCCGCGGCGCTGAGCGCCCTTGGCAGCATCGTCGCCGACGGGCCTGAGGCACCGCGCCTGCGTCCCGCCTGCGCGACCTGA
- a CDS encoding cation-translocating P-type ATPase — MSDACGCEDDETTPAGETGEEQAAERLWEVSELRFAAIAGVLLVAGLVTGSMGQPTVALVLNWVALLVGAWTFVPGTVRRLARGKIGVGTLMTIAAIGAVVLGEVAEAAVLAFLFSISEGLEEYSLARTRHGLRALLNLVPAQATVLRDGAETAVAPAELRVGDLMLVKPGERVATDGVITAGRTALDVSAITGESVPVEAGPGQTVYAGSINGSGVLEVEVTTTAEDNSLARIVRIVEAEQSRKGEAQRLADRIAKPLVPGVMIAATLIAVVGSLLGDPGTWIERALVVLVAASPCALAISVPVSVVAAIGAASKQGVLIKGGAAVEALGAIRGVALDKTGTLTRNAPAVVAVAVAAGQTEARVLAVAAALEARSEHPLARAILAAVPAVSPASDVEAVPGAGLTGTFEGRAVRLGRPGWVEAGPLADEVERMQQAGATAVLIEEDGELLGAVAVRDELRAEAAQVVAQLRRDGYHVAMLTGDNTLTANALAREVGIDDVYADLRPEDKAALVAQLRSHRRTAMVGDGVNDAPALATADLGIAMGAMGTDVAIETADVALMGEDLRHLPQAFAHARRARRIMLQNVGLSLALIAVLIPLALFGVLGLAAVVLVHEVAEVFVIANGVRAGRARPLPQDAPAGVPVAA, encoded by the coding sequence ATGAGCGATGCATGTGGATGCGAAGACGACGAGACCACGCCTGCTGGCGAGACCGGCGAGGAGCAAGCGGCGGAGCGGTTGTGGGAAGTGAGCGAACTGCGCTTCGCCGCGATCGCCGGCGTGCTGCTGGTTGCGGGGCTCGTCACCGGGTCCATGGGGCAGCCCACCGTTGCGCTCGTCCTGAACTGGGTGGCCCTCCTCGTGGGCGCGTGGACATTCGTGCCTGGCACGGTGCGGCGACTGGCGAGGGGCAAGATCGGGGTCGGCACGCTGATGACGATCGCGGCGATCGGCGCGGTGGTGCTGGGTGAAGTGGCCGAGGCCGCCGTCCTGGCGTTCCTGTTCTCGATTAGCGAGGGCCTGGAGGAGTACTCCCTCGCGCGCACCCGCCACGGCCTGCGGGCCCTGCTGAATCTGGTCCCGGCCCAGGCCACCGTGTTGCGCGACGGTGCGGAGACTGCCGTGGCCCCGGCGGAGCTGCGGGTTGGGGATCTGATGCTGGTCAAGCCGGGTGAGCGGGTGGCCACCGACGGTGTGATCACCGCCGGCCGCACCGCACTGGACGTCTCGGCCATCACCGGGGAGTCGGTGCCCGTGGAGGCTGGCCCCGGACAGACCGTGTACGCCGGATCGATCAATGGCTCTGGGGTCCTTGAGGTCGAGGTGACCACCACGGCCGAGGACAACTCCCTGGCCCGTATCGTGCGGATTGTCGAGGCCGAGCAGTCCCGCAAGGGCGAGGCTCAACGCCTGGCGGATCGCATCGCCAAGCCGTTGGTGCCCGGGGTGATGATCGCGGCCACCCTCATCGCCGTCGTCGGCAGCCTCCTGGGAGACCCGGGCACGTGGATCGAGCGGGCCCTCGTGGTTCTGGTCGCGGCCTCGCCTTGCGCGCTGGCGATCTCCGTGCCCGTCTCGGTGGTCGCCGCCATCGGAGCGGCGTCCAAGCAGGGCGTGCTCATCAAAGGTGGCGCGGCAGTGGAGGCCCTGGGCGCGATCCGCGGGGTGGCCCTGGACAAGACGGGTACCCTGACTCGCAACGCCCCCGCAGTCGTCGCCGTCGCCGTCGCCGCGGGTCAGACGGAGGCCCGCGTCCTGGCGGTGGCGGCCGCGCTCGAGGCCCGTAGCGAGCATCCCTTGGCCAGAGCCATCCTCGCGGCGGTCCCGGCGGTCAGCCCGGCCTCCGACGTGGAGGCCGTGCCAGGTGCCGGCCTGACCGGCACGTTCGAGGGTCGGGCGGTCCGACTCGGTCGCCCCGGCTGGGTCGAGGCAGGACCACTGGCCGATGAAGTGGAGCGGATGCAACAGGCCGGTGCCACCGCCGTGCTCATCGAGGAGGACGGAGAGTTGTTGGGAGCGGTCGCGGTGCGCGACGAGTTACGTGCTGAGGCCGCGCAGGTCGTGGCCCAGCTGCGCCGTGACGGGTACCACGTCGCCATGCTCACCGGCGACAACACCCTGACGGCCAACGCACTGGCCCGTGAGGTCGGCATCGACGACGTCTACGCCGACCTGCGCCCCGAGGACAAGGCCGCACTGGTCGCCCAGCTCCGGTCCCACCGCCGCACCGCCATGGTCGGCGACGGCGTCAACGACGCACCCGCCCTGGCGACCGCCGACCTGGGAATCGCCATGGGCGCGATGGGCACCGACGTGGCGATCGAGACCGCCGACGTCGCCCTGATGGGTGAGGACCTGCGCCACTTACCGCAGGCGTTCGCCCACGCCCGCCGCGCCCGCCGCATCATGTTGCAGAACGTCGGGCTGTCCCTGGCGCTCATCGCGGTTCTGATCCCTCTGGCGCTGTTCGGCGTCCTCGGCCTGGCCGCGGTGGTCCTGGTGCACGAGGTGGCGGAGGTGTTCGTCATCGCCAACGGCGTTCGCGCCGGCCGCGCCCGCCCGCTACCGCAGGACGCCCCCGCGGGCGTTCCCGTGGCCGCGTAG
- a CDS encoding ArsR/SmtB family transcription factor produces MMIPESASVTPDGVSRHRSADEGDSVDVLRRSLPPAADVERLADVFRLMADPGRVRILAALLEGGEVCVHDLASVSGLSESSVSQALRLMRAHRVVATRRSGRHVFYRLNDSHVRMLLDLAITHIGHAPVVGLPPRPNPNFPSTPSTKESL; encoded by the coding sequence ATGATGATACCGGAGAGTGCTTCGGTCACCCCCGACGGTGTGTCCAGGCACCGGTCGGCCGACGAAGGCGACAGTGTTGATGTCCTCAGGCGTTCGTTGCCGCCTGCGGCCGACGTGGAGCGCTTGGCCGATGTGTTCCGTCTGATGGCCGATCCCGGCCGCGTCCGCATCCTGGCCGCCTTGCTTGAAGGAGGTGAGGTCTGCGTGCACGATCTGGCGTCGGTGAGCGGGTTGAGCGAGTCCTCCGTGAGCCAGGCGCTTCGCCTGATGCGAGCACACCGGGTCGTCGCCACTCGCCGCTCGGGTCGCCACGTGTTCTACAGGCTGAATGACAGCCACGTCAGAATGCTGTTGGACCTGGCGATCACCCACATCGGCCACGCCCCCGTCGTCGGTTTGCCGCCACGACCGAATCCGAATTTCCCGTCCACCCCGTCAACCAAGGAGTCCTTATGA
- a CDS encoding heavy metal translocating P-type ATPase — MATDTQLDLNAVLPDALDERDACVQRLTAGLETREGVMNAHVKQEEETTQLCVHFEPDVISLQRIRELALSLGARVDGDFGHLSLNVDGVSRPAPAQLLEQRLRKAVGVVEAHVSPTGYVRVEFYAGQTSEQAIRELLERFGNPPRGGRPRATQVADAEAEAPEKGQEHDHKHGGIFGERSELIFAILSSATLVVGFLLGLSSAVPYAISTALYIAAYFFGGYYTLREAIQSVRAKRFEIDFLMLVAAAGAAALGELAEGALLLALFSIGHALEGYAMGRARRAIEALGELAPATAMVLREGAEQEIPVEDLRLGDTVIIKPNTRIPADGLVTAGQSSVDQAAVTGESIPVDKTPLDPQAPRGEGDVPPESRIYAGTVNGPGALEIEVTRLSKDSTLARVVILVSEAQAQTSPTQRFTDRFQRVFVPAVLLLVVVLMFAGLVIDEPFSATVYRALAVLVAASPCALAISTPSAVLSGLARAARGGLLIKGGGPLENLGTLSSIAFDKTGTLTLGKPKLTDVTPATGIEESELLSVALAVESQSDHPLATAIVTAARDRLDGASPLKADGVTSLTGRGVSATIDGEGIHIGKRILFSEIDGEPMPEDITESARSLEASGRTTMVVRRGSRYLGVLGVMDTPRASAANVVAQLRKAGINHMIMLSGDNQTVADAVAAELGIDEARGDLLPEDKVKAVIDLRTRENKVAMVGDGVNDAPAMANATVGIAMGAAGSDVAMETADVALMGDDLERLPFAVNLSRRSSRIIRQNLWVSLGVVVFLIPATIFGFIGIGLAVLFHEGSTLLVVANALRLLAYREPKTA, encoded by the coding sequence ATGGCCACCGACACGCAACTTGACCTGAATGCGGTCCTGCCAGACGCGCTTGACGAGAGGGACGCCTGCGTCCAACGGCTCACGGCTGGCCTGGAGACCCGCGAGGGCGTCATGAACGCCCACGTCAAGCAGGAAGAAGAGACGACGCAACTGTGCGTGCACTTTGAGCCCGACGTCATCAGCCTGCAGCGCATCCGCGAGCTCGCGCTGTCCCTGGGCGCACGGGTCGACGGCGACTTCGGCCATCTCAGTCTCAACGTGGACGGCGTGTCGAGGCCTGCCCCGGCGCAGTTGCTCGAGCAGCGGCTACGCAAAGCCGTCGGCGTGGTGGAGGCGCACGTCTCTCCGACGGGATACGTGCGGGTCGAGTTTTACGCGGGCCAAACCTCGGAGCAGGCTATTCGGGAACTGCTCGAGCGTTTCGGGAACCCGCCACGCGGCGGTCGACCGCGTGCCACCCAAGTGGCCGACGCTGAGGCTGAAGCCCCTGAGAAGGGTCAAGAACATGACCACAAGCACGGCGGGATTTTCGGTGAGCGCAGCGAACTGATCTTTGCGATTCTCTCTTCCGCCACGCTGGTGGTGGGCTTCCTGCTGGGGCTGAGCTCCGCGGTGCCTTACGCCATCTCCACGGCGCTCTATATCGCGGCGTACTTCTTCGGCGGTTACTACACGCTCCGAGAAGCCATCCAAAGTGTGAGGGCCAAGCGGTTCGAGATCGATTTCCTGATGCTGGTTGCCGCCGCGGGCGCTGCGGCACTCGGGGAACTGGCTGAAGGCGCTCTGCTGCTTGCTCTGTTCAGCATCGGCCACGCACTGGAGGGCTATGCCATGGGTCGCGCCCGGAGGGCGATCGAGGCGCTGGGGGAACTCGCCCCCGCCACCGCGATGGTCCTGCGTGAAGGCGCCGAGCAAGAGATCCCCGTGGAGGATCTCCGGTTGGGCGACACCGTCATCATCAAGCCGAACACCCGTATCCCCGCCGACGGTCTTGTGACCGCGGGTCAGAGCAGTGTGGATCAGGCGGCAGTGACCGGGGAGAGCATTCCGGTCGACAAGACCCCGCTCGACCCTCAGGCCCCTCGCGGCGAGGGGGATGTCCCCCCGGAAAGCCGGATCTACGCTGGTACCGTCAACGGACCTGGGGCGCTGGAAATCGAGGTCACCCGGCTGTCCAAGGACTCCACGCTCGCACGCGTTGTGATACTAGTCAGTGAGGCCCAGGCGCAGACCTCCCCCACCCAGCGCTTCACCGACCGCTTCCAGCGGGTGTTCGTTCCCGCCGTGCTCTTGCTCGTCGTCGTGTTGATGTTTGCTGGCCTGGTCATCGACGAACCATTCTCCGCCACCGTGTACCGTGCCCTGGCCGTGCTCGTCGCCGCCAGCCCGTGCGCGTTGGCAATCTCCACGCCCAGCGCGGTCCTGAGCGGATTGGCGCGTGCCGCACGCGGCGGGCTGTTGATCAAGGGCGGCGGCCCGTTAGAAAACCTCGGCACCCTGAGTTCCATTGCGTTCGACAAGACCGGCACGCTCACATTGGGCAAGCCGAAGCTCACCGACGTAACTCCGGCTACCGGAATTGAGGAATCCGAACTGCTGAGCGTCGCCCTTGCGGTCGAGTCGCAGAGTGATCACCCCCTGGCGACCGCCATCGTCACGGCCGCCAGAGACCGTCTCGACGGGGCGTCCCCGCTGAAGGCTGACGGTGTCACCAGCCTCACCGGCCGAGGGGTGAGCGCTACGATCGACGGCGAGGGAATCCACATCGGTAAGAGGATCCTTTTCAGCGAGATTGACGGTGAGCCGATGCCTGAGGACATCACCGAGTCAGCCCGCAGTCTTGAGGCCTCGGGGCGAACCACCATGGTGGTTCGCCGCGGCAGCCGGTACCTGGGCGTTCTCGGCGTCATGGACACTCCGCGCGCCTCGGCGGCGAACGTGGTCGCGCAGTTGCGAAAGGCGGGCATCAACCACATGATCATGCTCTCCGGAGACAACCAGACCGTCGCCGATGCCGTGGCCGCCGAACTCGGCATCGACGAGGCGCGTGGAGACCTGCTACCCGAAGACAAGGTCAAGGCCGTGATCGACCTCCGCACCAGGGAGAACAAAGTCGCGATGGTCGGTGACGGTGTCAACGACGCTCCCGCCATGGCCAACGCCACCGTCGGGATCGCCATGGGAGCCGCCGGTTCGGATGTGGCCATGGAGACCGCCGACGTCGCGCTCATGGGTGACGACCTCGAACGGCTTCCGTTCGCCGTGAACCTTAGCCGCAGGTCCAGCCGGATCATCCGGCAGAACCTATGGGTGAGTCTTGGCGTTGTGGTCTTCTTGATCCCGGCCACCATCTTCGGATTCATAGGAATCGGACTTGCCGTTCTGTTCCACGAGGGATCCACCCTGCTGGTGGTGGCCAATGCCCTTCGCCTGCTCGCCTACCGCGAACCCAAGACGGCATAG
- a CDS encoding zf-TFIIB domain-containing protein: MNASPTALICPKCGAEMRSYERNRVIVDQCVGCRGIFLDSGELESLIDAENAYYAASPAPGPRAAEPQGQGYDRRDSHSGSSHGSGRGRKRGGFFGELFD, from the coding sequence ATGAACGCCTCACCCACGGCCCTGATCTGCCCCAAATGCGGAGCGGAAATGCGCAGTTATGAACGCAACCGCGTCATCGTCGACCAATGTGTTGGATGCCGGGGAATCTTCCTCGACAGCGGCGAACTCGAGTCGCTGATCGACGCCGAAAATGCCTACTACGCCGCCTCGCCAGCACCTGGACCACGAGCCGCCGAGCCCCAGGGCCAAGGCTACGACCGGCGGGACAGCCACTCCGGGAGTAGTCACGGCTCGGGACGCGGCCGCAAGCGCGGCGGCTTCTTCGGCGAACTCTTTGATTAG
- a CDS encoding signal peptidase II, whose product MAAGAALVATVDLSAKAWAVTALQDRVVGLGLVDLRLAYNPGVAFSVGAGAPAPLVVTATAVVTAALGMFAWRAATGAPRGRLTGLALILGGATANVVDRARDGVVTDYLHTGWWPTFNLADAAIVTGAALLVLTRPRDGGPHGGGPPRVP is encoded by the coding sequence GTGGCTGCCGGAGCCGCGCTGGTCGCGACGGTCGACCTGAGCGCCAAGGCGTGGGCGGTGACCGCGCTGCAGGACCGGGTGGTCGGTCTGGGCCTGGTCGACCTGCGACTGGCCTACAACCCCGGGGTGGCCTTCTCGGTCGGGGCCGGCGCGCCGGCACCGCTGGTGGTGACCGCAACCGCCGTCGTCACCGCCGCGCTCGGCATGTTTGCCTGGCGTGCTGCCACTGGCGCCCCCCGCGGGAGGCTCACTGGGCTCGCGTTGATACTCGGTGGTGCCACGGCAAACGTGGTCGACCGAGCCCGGGACGGGGTTGTCACCGACTATCTGCACACCGGGTGGTGGCCGACCTTCAACCTCGCCGACGCGGCCATCGTCACTGGGGCGGCGTTGCTGGTCCTGACCAGGCCGCGCGACGGCGGACCCCATGGCGGGGGTCCGCCGCGAGTGCCGTGA
- a CDS encoding thioredoxin domain-containing protein, translating to MSKTTKPARKGEARAMAALLNAGEANAARRQRVVAIALAAIGVLVLGLVVAFIVSNRPAPAPDLTSVEDPLGSVHAPSTANDAGGIQVGVDGTAGGAVTSAETVVVAVYFDYMCPVCGAFEAINGPVLAKLRERGEIVIEYRPVSILDRTSQGTRYSTRAAAAAALVADRMPEAFVDFNNLLYANQPEEGTSGLTDEQLASLATQAGVPAEVASAIVEGQHMTGDDSFAGWVAAATEQATRDFAPQFGTPTILINGEKTEFDWSIDGAIEAAIEAARS from the coding sequence ATGTCCAAGACCACGAAGCCCGCCCGCAAGGGCGAAGCTCGCGCCATGGCTGCCCTACTGAATGCGGGCGAGGCAAACGCGGCTCGCCGCCAGCGCGTAGTCGCAATCGCACTCGCGGCCATCGGCGTTCTGGTTCTCGGACTGGTCGTTGCGTTCATCGTCAGCAACCGACCGGCACCTGCCCCAGACTTGACCTCGGTTGAGGACCCCCTAGGCTCCGTCCATGCGCCTTCCACCGCCAACGACGCGGGGGGAATCCAAGTGGGTGTAGACGGCACCGCCGGAGGCGCCGTGACTTCTGCGGAGACTGTCGTAGTAGCGGTCTACTTCGACTACATGTGTCCGGTCTGTGGCGCCTTCGAGGCCATCAACGGTCCTGTGCTCGCGAAACTGCGCGAAAGAGGAGAGATTGTCATCGAGTACCGACCGGTGTCCATCCTGGACCGGACCTCGCAAGGGACGCGGTACTCCACGCGAGCTGCTGCTGCTGCCGCGCTGGTTGCCGACCGCATGCCTGAGGCGTTTGTCGACTTCAACAACCTTCTGTACGCGAACCAGCCAGAGGAGGGCACGTCAGGCCTGACGGACGAGCAGCTCGCGAGCCTGGCAACGCAGGCTGGAGTGCCCGCAGAAGTCGCCTCCGCAATTGTCGAGGGTCAACATATGACGGGGGACGACTCGTTCGCTGGTTGGGTTGCCGCCGCCACGGAACAGGCAACCCGCGATTTCGCGCCACAGTTCGGCACACCGACCATACTCATCAATGGCGAGAAGACCGAGTTCGATTGGAGCATTGACGGTGCCATTGAAGCCGCCATTGAAGCGGCTCGCAGCTAG
- a CDS encoding metalloregulator ArsR/SmtB family transcription factor — protein sequence MPMITVNHDHNRRAELASAGALFRSLADPTRLALVRRLAVSEARVVDLCSELGLGQSTVSSHLACLRDCGLVDYRAEGRASVYHLTRPELMDLLAAAEDLLAATGNAVALCPTYGRPPADDPKTNDATKETSR from the coding sequence ATGCCGATGATAACTGTCAATCATGATCATAATAGAAGGGCGGAGCTCGCCTCGGCTGGCGCCCTCTTCCGGAGTTTGGCCGACCCGACGCGTCTCGCGCTAGTGCGGCGCCTGGCGGTGAGTGAGGCAAGGGTGGTGGACCTGTGCTCGGAGTTGGGTCTGGGCCAGTCCACGGTCTCTTCGCACCTCGCGTGCCTGCGCGACTGTGGGTTGGTCGACTACCGCGCCGAGGGCCGCGCGTCGGTATACCACCTGACACGCCCTGAACTGATGGACCTGCTGGCGGCGGCGGAGGACCTCCTTGCCGCGACCGGCAACGCCGTGGCTCTGTGCCCGACCTATGGGCGCCCCCCGGCCGACGACCCGAAGACGAACGACGCAACGAAGGAGACCTCGCGATGA